In Carassius gibelio isolate Cgi1373 ecotype wild population from Czech Republic chromosome B19, carGib1.2-hapl.c, whole genome shotgun sequence, one DNA window encodes the following:
- the LOC127978728 gene encoding zinc finger protein 40 isoform X1: MPRTKQNNPKNLKDKIEEAQKELKDPKVVHKDINESTGKSSESIKGLKRKKVGAQNQLKKIPKSPVKKQSQNKKPISPTISSEEATPSYSFSSSPSHGLPEPQDTEDAPQDASGSKAVKVEHKDLLTLEPQALSCKSAAEEPCASRPVQTESWCGNASNKIASPSHTSAPLEVLLKAMEPDFNKLTERKNSSPIGHLGKSVSIPVTYSDYAMTMRPVNFNVQSQPSFVPAFNAAKQFYSSVASTGQHTTQQYVNMSGNRQQDKPGFQKSYSVGPSHTLTHAPVPSGSGGFPQSQPPVVQTCQSLSATVPNSVQVPVTPGFNPVQMTAVVNFGASQVYDISAKDQKPKKQGKYVCEYCKRACAKPSVLLKHIRSHTGERPYPCVTCGFSFKTKSNLYKHKKSHAHAIKLGLVKDSGSGSLSQESDKGLATHSDVEESGDSDEEGSAADLDPDSSQSSLTALSESSLQSAGMVPGSQGESEPLLVFETLKPQVSQKGCEPKVTAALPKVVVHPVNVSPLRADSPRVTDLAPEHATAQRQRDFQTANIRSNVMVLSSLKEVDCTSPLQDSVSEDEDQHCKSPLGGSHAQLQRQQATDYSQQPQGKCLLSPRSLGSTDSGYFSRSESADQAMSPPSPFVKITPPAETDITKAPQIHPSPVVATVMHVAPVEKPRVPSGQMRPPLETKALSLEERISKLISDNEAVVDDKQLDSVKPRRTSLSRRGSIDSPKSYIFKDSFQFDLKPPVRRSSSNSDIPKSPFTPTDKSKPVFLLSVPPQYPAMDCLPITRSNSMPTSPGQSALFPSVTPQPHPLRICHSFDDKISSLNDDVFSSAPSTPNPAVHPRTLVRQIAVEDLSTNDGHVLISVHSMDESHHGPSITHELRSKSFEHATERNRKPQQNKGTMYECETCRNRYRKLENFENHKKFYCSELHGPKNKPMHAREIEPEVFRRGIQQPLLNRNAVITGIVEQPLMVRKRRKIKSVGDDDDQSPTETTPPCSRSFDSCQTSTGSIGQPYSQHTQSLGNTAVLGQIQIIGRTTESQESRLSPIREAQISTPNKERGDLQRQGSGTSVIRHTNSLSRPNSFETSDSIDRSSPVDPVEKEVKSSVKGHKETAVNLSSQSYHDRMSTPKCASQGMESHGKQSFAITSDGTPVQQSRLVRQNNIQVPEILVTEEPDRDHETPVVESTEKPAETFNWPQRSESLSKLPTEKLPPKKKRIRLAQMEHSSGESSFESSLSRSLSRDSSLSRCSSISASFDRDDPPRSDSPSRADSVGKPPEAQGIPVANNTLGVPGMMRRATSEQISCTQSSLEISCDYRSKSFDCSSMSPSRPLSPMQTALPKMTHCPPTTQVPLIERRRGPLVRQMSLKIAPEPQFPVKQTPPIQRVPFTNECSGSQPRSVNINTSTLVQSVDLHSGEAPLPKNEQVVQSINLGSQTQQPQVHGLPHPWHQTSRVVACHVQPLVQMVAGQTDVQKSSDEKNKSFAPKYQMNCPVLKTVQTYSLAGVQGTQITLPVITVPLANEIKVPQSNDGMQNVYVAQPGYQAVIKKPPIVMPAGLQVDTASHITPVSTPLPQILITHEHTLAPASVASKVNFPTVHVANCDSKTRPEIQAHRQPGSVDIQMKNNNIKSTEQNKTTEQSILSLSSLHCTQKLISANLCPQESPASSKRMLSPANSLDIAMEKTQKRAKDEHGAACLTDGRSLNYLNSKMSEMTRQRKLMLVRQVCTTEPVDSPIETDAPEQLPETSEADKNTQTPVSQTTTEVSEQQMESRIPTTTLATCSSPTVQSYTMQENSTLKPQEKPEEHRWSPSKSPLRPPTFQGQVKLASSVSVVNTRDSHRLSFPSLKTATTFTWCFLMKRKPLHIQQADQRISAYSAWVVNPNNPNPLGLPTKVVMSLFDSKQTSKKIYYTQAKTTTLKSDILTYSGKLKDILPKVLIQQRSMPTDNSGKTKPETQPINQTESDRDSSKSEPQRVKIFDGGYKSNEEYVYVRGRGRGKYICEECGIRCKKPSMLRKHIRTHSDIRPFHCTHCNFSFKTKGNLTKHMKSKAHSKKCMEMGVAVGIIEDQDTEDSGDRGRPGSADRQDSDGDDSDGPDDEDNDGEEEDEEDSQAESGLSATPSVSASPQHFPANQADMVPSSLLAKMSISPNLIPAPQTQPPQASDSQTSDRESVAMTSPVLLVRQMSISASCSSPGPCPTFFTSHPAPASESHTSDTDSVHMMSPVSPCRQMSIDYPDFDDPPSPPVPGKGGKLSKEGVSSTISQPANECNGNVDRGTQTSSDPLQGTLHFPNADLIHKPRVEATTHLFSHLPLHSQQPPRSPYSMVPVGGIQLVPAGLAAYSTFVPIQAGPVQLTIPALSVIHRQTGSPLPAPSTSPRPEGSPTHPLVVQEPVSSLLPCFPLGQVAGLQTLGAPQTALQPVGLETLSVLGLANSTQLVPQQSLPLNATLGLQVLAASPAPQCSTASPAQIPGLQILNIALPALIPSLSPLSALSPLPAAQDKPHSPEGVASVPPPAQVAESPPAPTSSASPPTANLGDVPTNAKPSTEPKQVSQNSPSAGSKDTGGAEKTTAMMDKPKIPPQPSSPSSSNERGCEVALKVTAGGASEVKPQQPVFRQPVTDDYNEASSDDEDRLVIAT; this comes from the exons ATAAAATAGAGGAGGCACAGAAGGAGCTCAAAGACCCCAAAGTTGTGCACAAAG ACATAAATGAAAGTACTGGCAAAAGCTCTGAAAGCATCAAAGGACTGAAGAGGAAAAAAGTTGGGGCACAAAACCAGCTTAAGAAAATACCCAAATCTCCTGTCAAAAAGCAATCACAGAACAAGAAACCCATTTCTCCAACTATATCTTCCGAGGAAGCCACACCCTCCTATTCTTTTTCAAGCAGTCCATCGCATGGATTGCCTGAACCTCAAGATACTGAAGATGCACCACAGGATGCATCTGGATCAAAAGCAGTAAAAGTGGAGCACAAGGATTTATTAACTTTAGAGCCACAGGCTCTGAGCTGCAAAAGTGCTGCAGAGGAACCTTGTGCTTCAAGGCCTGTGCAAACAGAAAGCTGGTGTGGCAACGCCAGCAACAAAATCGCATCTCCTTCTCACACAAGTGCTCCCCTTGAGGTACTGCTCAAGGCTATGGAGCCAGATTTCAATAAACTGACAGAAAGGAAGAACAGCAGTCCAATAGGGCATCTTGGAAAATCAGTTTCCATTCCTGTCACTTATTCAGACTATGCTATGACTATGCGTCCTGTAAATTTCAATGTCCAGTCACAACCCTCCTTTGTGCCAGCATTCAATGCAGCCAAACAGTTCTACAGCAGTGTGGCATCTACAGGGCAACACACAACACAGCAGTATGTGAACATGTCAGGAAATCGTCAGCAGGACAAACCAGGATTCCAGAAAAGCTATAGTGTGGGTCCTTCACATACCTTGACACACGCACCTGTTCCATCTGGATCAGGTGGCTTCCCTCAGAGCCAGCCTCCTGTTGTTCAAACATGCCAGTCTTTGTCAGCCACAGTACCAAACTCAGTTCAAGTCCCTGTAACACCAGGTTTCAACCCTGTTCAGATGACAGCTGTAGTCAACTTCGGTGCAAGCCAAGTATATGATATCTCTGCAAAAGATCAAAAACCAAAAAAGCAAGGGAAGTATGTCTGTGAATATTGTAAAAGAGCTTGTGCCAAGCCAAGTGTGCTTCTAAAACACATACGGTCCCACACAGGTGAGAGACCTTACCCATGTGTGACATGTGGTTTTTCATTTAAGACAAAGAGTAACTTGTACAAGCATAAGAAGTCTCATGCGCATGCTATCAAACTGGGTCTGGTAAAAGACTCCGGAAGTGGATCCCTCTCTCAAGAGTCAGACAAAGGCCTTGCCACACATTCTGATGTGGAGGAAAGTGGGGACAGTGATGAGGAAGGTAGTGCAGCAGACTTAGACCCAGACTCTTCACAAAGCAGCCTGACGGCATTGTCTGAGAGCAGTCTGCAGAGTGCAGGCATGGTACCAGGAAGCCAAGGAGAATCGGAGCCTTTGCTGGTGTTTGAAACTCTGAAACCACAGGTTTCTCAGAAAGGATGTGAGCCAAAGGTCACTGCTGCTCTCCCTAAAGTGGTTGTACACCCTGTAAATGTTTCGCCTTTGCGTGCAGACAGCCCAAGAGTTACAGATTTGGCACCTGAACATGCCACAGCCCAGAGGCAACGGGATTTCCAGACAGCAAACATAAGGTCAAATGTAATGGTTCTGTCCTCACTGAAAGAAGTGGATTGCACAAGTCCTCTACAAGAttcagtcagtgaagatgaagatcaGCATTGTAAATCACCACTAGGAGGCAGCCATGCCCAGCTACAAAGGCAACAAGCAACTGATTACTCACAACAACCACAAGGCAAGTGTCTTCTTAGTCCTCGGAGTCTTGGAAGCACTGACTCAGGCTACTTTTCACGTTCTGAGAGTGCAGATCAAGCTATGAGTCCCCCAAGTCCTTTTGTTAAGATAACTCCGCCAGCAGAAACTGACATTACAAAAGCCCCACAAATTCACCCTTCCCCAGTTGTGGCAACTGTCATGCATGTAGCACCTGTTGAGAAGCCTCGGGTTCCTTCAGGACAAATGCGTCCTCCATTAGAAACCAAAGCTCTATCTCTCGAGGAGCGTATCTCAAAGCTGATCTCAGACAATGAGGCTGTTGTGGATGACAAACAACTAGACAGTGTCAAACCCAGGAGGACTTCCCTTTCACGAAGGGGTAGCATTGACTCCCCTAAATCTTACATATTTAAAGACTCTTTTCAGTTTGATCTAAAACCACCGGTAAGAAGATCTAGTTCCAACTCCGACATACCAAAATCTCCATTCACGCCCACAGACAAATCCAAGCCAGTTTTTCTTCTTTCTGTACCACCTCAGTATCCGGCTATGGACTGTTTACCAATTACAAGAAGCAATTCGATGCCTACATCACCTGGTCAGTCAGCTCTCTTCCCCAGTGTAACACCTCAGCCTCACCCACTAAGGATCTGTCATTCATTTGATGACAAGATTAGTTCACTAAATGATGATGTGTTCTCTTCAGCTCCTTCTACTCCAAACCCTGCTGTACATCCTCGTACACTAGTGAGACAGATAGCAGTTGAGGATTTGTCCACAAATGATGGTCATGTTCTTATCTCTGTTCATTCCATGGATGAGAGTCATCATGGACCAAGTATTACACATGAACTGCGAAGTAAGTCTTTTGAGCATGCAACAGAAAGAAACCGAAAACCCCAGCAAAACAAAGGGACAATGTACGAATGTGAGACTTGCCGTAACCGTTACAGAAaactggaaaattttgaaaatCATAAGAAGTTTTATTGTTCAGAACTGCATGGTCCAAAAAACAAGCCTATGCATGCCAGAGAAATTGAGCCAGAAGTTTTCAGACGTGGAATTCAGCAGCCCCTTTTAAACAGAAATGCTGTAATTACCGGCATTGTAGAGCAACCACTCATGGtaagaaaaagaaggaaaattAAAAGTGTTGGAGATGATGATGACCAGTCTCCAACTGAGACCACTCCTCCATGTTCAAGAAGTTTTGACTCCTGCCAGACCTCCACAGGTTCGATAGGACAACCTTATTCTCAACATACGCAGTCCTTAGGTAACACTGCTGTTTTAGGACAAATACAGATCATTGGCAGAACTACAGAATCACAGGAGTCAAGACTATCTCCAATAAGAGAGGCTCAGATCAGCACACCAAATAAAGAAAGAGGAGACCTCCAGAGACAAGGAAGTGGAACTTCAGTCATTCGACATACCAACTCCCTCAGCCGACCAAATTCTTTTGAAACATCTGACTCCATTGACAGGTCATCTCCAGTTGATCCTGTGGAAAAGGAAGTAAAGAGCTCTGTAAAAGGTCATAAAGAGACCGCAGTGAATTTATCTTCACAAAGTTACCATGACAGAATGTCTACACCCAAATGTGCCAGTCAAGGAATGGAATCTCATGGAAAGCAAAGCTTTGCCATTACTAGTGATGGCACACCTGTACAGCAATCACGACTTGTACGGCAGAACAACATTCAGGTTCCTGAAATCTTAGTAACAGAGGAACCAGACAGAGATCATGAAACTCCAGTTGTAGAATCCACAGAGAAACCTGCAGAAACATTCAACTGGCCTCAGAGGAGTGAGAGCTtatctaaactgccaacagaaaAACTCCCCCCAAAGAAAAAGCGCATAAGACTTGCGCAAATGGAACACTCTTCTGGTGAATCTAGCTTTGAGTCAAGTCTATCTCGTAGCCTCAGTAGAGACAGTAGCTTGTCAAGGTGCTCTAGTATTTCAGCATCTTTTGACAGAGATGATCCACCAAGATCTGACAGTCCATCAAGGGCTGATAGTGTTGGGAAGCCACCAGAAGCTCAAGGGATCCCTGTAGCAAACAACACTCTTGGAGTGCCAGGCATGATGAGACGTGCTACCTCAGAACAAATCAGCTGCACTCAGTCATCATTGGAGATTTCTTGTGACTACCGTAGCAAATCCTTTGACTGCAGCAGCATGTCACCCAGCAGGCCTTTGTCACCAATGCAGACTGCCCTGCCAAAAATGACACATTGTCCTCCAACTACCCAGGTGCCTCTCATTGAAAGAAGAAGGGGTCCTCTGGTACGTCAGATGTCCTTGAAGATTGCACCAGAACCTCAGTTTCCAGTGAAACAGACTCCCCCTATTCAAAGAGTCCCCTTCACTAATGAATGCTCTGGGTCCCAACCTAGATCAGTAAATATAAACACATCTACACTTGTTCAGTCTGTTGATCTACATTCTGGAGAGGCCCCTCTACCGAAAAATGAGCAAGTGGTTCAAAGCATCAACCTTGGAAGCCAAACCCAACAACCCCAAGTTCATGGTCTTCCACATCCATGGCATCAGACCTCAAGGGTTGTGGCATGCCATGTGCAACCTCTGGTCCAGATGGTGGCTGGTCAGACAGATGTTCAGAAGAgctctgatgaaaaaaataaGAGCTTTGCACCTAAATACCAAATGAATTGCCCTGTTCTAAAAACAGTCCAGACATATTCTTTAGCAGGTGTACAAGGCACGCAGATCACTTTGCCAGTGATAACTGTACCATTGGCTAATGAAATTAAAGTCCCTCAGTCAAATGATGGAATGCAAAATGTCTATGTAGCACAACCAGGTTATCAGGCTGTAATCAAAAAGCCCCCAATTGTAATGCCTGCTGGTCTGCAAGTGGATACAGCGTCTCATATAACACCAGTATCTACGCCTTTACCACAGATTCTGATCACCCATGAGCACACCCTAGCACCTGCTTCTGTGGCTTCTAAGGTTAACTTCCCTACGGTCCATGTTGCAAACTGTGATTCAAAGACTAGACCAGAAATTCAAGCTCACAGGCAACCAGGGTCTGTTGATATACAGATGaaaaacaacaatattaaatctactgaacaaaacaaaaccactGAGCAAAGCATCTTGTCCCTCAGTTCACTGCATTGTACACAAAAACTGATATCTGCAAATTTATGCCCCCAAGAGTCTCCTGCCTCAAGTAAGCGTATGCTCTCTCCTGCGAACAGCCTGGACATTGCTATGGAAAAAACACAGAAACGGGCTAAAGATGAGCATGGAGCTGCATGTCTCACTGATGGTAGATCTCTAAACTATTTGAACTCAAAGATGTCAGAAATGACCAGGCAGAGGAAGTTAATGCTGGTTAGACAGGTTTGCACCACAGAGCCAGTGGATAGCCCAATTGAGACTGATGCCCCAGAACAATTGCCAGAGACTTCAGAAGCTGACAAGAACACCCAGACACCAGTATCTCAGACAACAACTGAGGTCAGTGAACAGCAAATGGAGAGCAGGATACCTACCACAACACTTGCAACATGTTCTTCACCCACAGTTCAAAGCTATACCATGCAAGAGAATTCCACTCTGAAGCCACAAGAAAAACCTGAGGAGCACCGTTGGTCTCCATCCAAATCTCCTCTGAGGCCACCAACATTTCAGGGACAGGTGAAGTTAGcttcttctgtgtctgttgtcaACACCAGAGACAGTCATCGCCTGTCTTTCCCTAGTCTGAAAACAGCTACAACCTTCACCTGGTGTTTTCTCATGAAAAGGAAACCCCTCCATATTCAACAGGCAGACCAGAGGATTTCTGCCTACTCTGCATGGGTAGTAAACCCCAACAATCCCAATCCATTGGGTCTTCCCACAAAAGTGGTCATGTCTTTGTTTGACTCCAAACAGACATCCAAGAAAATATACTACACCCaagcaaaaacaacaactttgaaaTCTGACATCTTGACCTACTCTGGGAAGCTGAAGGACATCTTGCCAAAA GTTTTGATTCAGCAAAGATCTATGCCAACTGATAATAGTGGAAAAACAAAACCAGAGACTCAACCAATTAATCAGACAGAGTCAGACAGAGATTCTTCCAAATCTGAACCCCAACGAGTGAAGATCTTTGATGGAGG TTACAAGTCGAATGAGGAGTATGTGTACGttagagggcgtggaagaggaaAGTACATCTGTGAGGAATGTGGAATACGTTGCAAGAAACCTAGCATGCTGCGGAAACACATCCGTACTCATTCGGACATCCGTCCATTTCACTGCACGCACTGCAACTTCTCTTTCAAAACCAAAG GGAACCTAACCAAGCACATGAAGTCCAAAGCCCACAGCAAGAAGTGCATGGAAATGGGAGTTGCTGTGGGTATTATTGAGGACCAGGACACCGAAGACTCAG gTGATCGAGGAAGACCAGGAAGTGCTGACAGACAGGACTCAGATGGTGATGACTCTGATGGCCCAGATGACGAAGATAACGATGGGGAAGAGGAAGACGAGGAGGACAGTCAGGCAGAGTCTGGCCTCTCTGCAACACCCTCTGTTTCTGCAAGCCCACAACATTTTCCTGCTAACCAGGCTGACATGGTTCCTAGCTCTCTGCTGGCGAAGATGTCCATCAGCCCAAATCTTATCCCAGCTCCCCAAACTCAGCCTCCTCAAGCTTCAGACTCCCAGACTTCAGACAGAGAGTCTGTGGCTATGACAAGTCCAGTTTTGTTGGTCAGACAGATGTCAATTTCTGCATCCTGCTCAAGTCCTGGCCCTTGTCCCACCTTTTTCACTTCCCACCCTGCCCCTGCCTCAGAATCCCACACATCTGATACTGACTCTGTACACATGATGAGCCCAGTGTCACCTTGCAGGCAGATGTCCATCGACTACCCTGACTTTGATGATCCCCCTAGTCCCCCAGTGCCAGGCAAGGGTGGCAAGCTCAGCAAG GAAGGAGTGTCAAGCACCATTTCCCAGCCTGCAAATGAGTGCAATGGCAACGTTGACCGTGGTACTCAGACCTCTTCTGACCCTCTTCAGGGAACCTTGCACTTTCCAAATGCAGATCTGATCCACAAGCCCAGAGTGGAAGCCACTACTCATCTCTTCAGCCACCTGCCCTTGCACTCCCAACAGCCCCCTCGTTCCCCATACAGCATGGTACCTGTGGGTGGCATCCAGCTTGTTCCCGCGGGCTTGGCTGCTTACTCCACATTTGTACCCATTCAAGCCGGACCAGTCCAGCTTACCATCCCTGCACTCAGTGTGATCCACAGGCAGACTGGAAGCCCTCTCCCAGCCCCCAGCACCTCGCCCCGGCCAGAGGGTTCCCCGACCCATCCGCTGGTAGTTCAGGAACCAGTCAGCAGTTTACTGCCTTGTTTCCCCCTGGGCCAAGTGGCAGGGCTTCAGACACTAGGTGCTCCCCAAACTGCCCTGCAGCCTGTGGGTTTGGAAACCTTGAGCGTGTTGGGTTTAGCCAACTCCACCCAGCTGGTTCCTCAACAGAGTCTGCCATTAAATGCTACCCTAGGCTTACAAGTGTTGGCAGCTAGCCCTGCCCCTCAGTGCAGCACTGCTTCCCCAGCACAAATCCCTGGCCTGCAGATCCTCAACATTGCCCTGCCAGCACTTATACCATCCCTCAGCCCCCTCTCAGCTCTCAGTCCACTTCCTGCAGCCCAGGACAAGCCACACAGCCCTGAGGGTGTAGCATCTGTACCTCCACCAGCACAGGTTGCAGAATCGCCACCAGCACCTACTTCTTCAGCCAGTCCTCCAACAGCTAATCTAGGAGATGTTCCTACAAATGCAAAGCCATCCACAGAGCCAAAACAGGTCTCTCAAAACAGCCCTAGCGCTGGATCTAAGGACACAGGGGGTGCTGAAAAGACCACAGCCATGATGGACAAACCGAAAATACCACCACAACCATCTTCTCCCTCATCCTCTAATGAGAGAGGCTGTGAGGTTGCACTCAAGGTAACAGCAGGTGGGGCTAGTGAAGTGAAACCACAGCAACCTGTCTTTAGACAACCAGTGACTGATGACTACAATGAAGCCTCCAGTGATGATGAGGATAGACTTGTCATAGCTACCTGA